A DNA window from Undibacterium sp. YM2 contains the following coding sequences:
- a CDS encoding IS110 family transposase — protein sequence MQSPLCIGVDVAKSEVVIACSESSFPVRAVPNELAALKKFLKQLPPGSSIAMEATGTYHQMLADLAFQMGLHVYVLNPKDTRHYAKGVGARAKTDNVDAMLIARYLAHEIKELRRYEPATPEQRTMDELLKRRAKIVSLKTALRLTCDGAPSLKVKSARLLDSFTELLKQIDQDIARLNKDIPKRDEQVCRLQSIAGVGLLTSSWLANLFDRVRFTNSDAVVAFVGMDPRPCDSGQKRGRRRLSKRGPAEGRRLLFNAGMAAAKSKVWAPVYQHYRQLGWPSTATIMIIARKILRIAFSLIKNGVDFNSDLISIKT from the coding sequence ATGCAATCCCCGTTATGCATAGGTGTTGATGTGGCGAAATCTGAGGTCGTTATCGCCTGCTCTGAAAGCAGTTTCCCAGTGCGTGCTGTTCCTAATGAATTAGCTGCTTTAAAGAAATTCCTGAAACAACTGCCACCTGGCTCGTCTATTGCGATGGAAGCAACTGGCACCTATCACCAGATGCTGGCCGACCTGGCTTTCCAGATGGGCCTGCATGTTTATGTGCTCAATCCTAAAGATACCCGTCATTATGCGAAAGGGGTTGGGGCGCGAGCCAAGACTGACAACGTCGATGCCATGCTCATTGCACGTTATCTGGCCCATGAAATCAAGGAACTGCGTCGCTATGAACCAGCTACGCCGGAGCAACGCACGATGGATGAACTGCTTAAACGCCGGGCTAAAATTGTTTCTCTAAAGACGGCTTTGCGTCTGACCTGTGATGGAGCACCATCACTGAAAGTGAAGTCAGCCAGGCTTTTAGACAGCTTCACAGAATTACTCAAGCAAATCGATCAGGACATTGCCAGATTGAATAAGGATATTCCCAAGCGTGATGAACAAGTCTGCCGCTTGCAATCCATTGCAGGAGTCGGACTATTAACGAGTTCCTGGCTGGCCAATCTGTTTGACCGCGTTCGCTTCACAAACAGTGATGCTGTCGTTGCATTTGTCGGTATGGACCCACGTCCGTGTGACTCTGGCCAAAAGCGTGGACGCAGGAGGTTGTCCAAGCGAGGCCCTGCTGAAGGGCGCCGCTTGCTATTTAACGCTGGTATGGCGGCAGCAAAATCAAAGGTATGGGCACCTGTGTACCAACATTACCGTCAGCTTGGCTGGCCATCAACGGCCACCATTATGATCATCGCACGTAAAATACTGCGGATTGCTTTTAGCTTGATCAAGAACGGCGTTGATTTTAATTCTGATCTCATCTCGATAAAAACTTGA